From a single Oreochromis niloticus isolate F11D_XX linkage group LG4, O_niloticus_UMD_NMBU, whole genome shotgun sequence genomic region:
- the LOC102075847 gene encoding nuclear GTPase SLIP-GC: MDDFVRNKLLEWGLSDLEERLEANKVTEESLFCITNEDLTELIPEVGLRSIFRRRLDQLKKEQNKRQETPDFSGQVSPSTSSKGKRKSEPQGESSKLQPPTKRQCDSEETRILSEVKGIMKKVEDCIRNKEQLGDFIKDKIKDLETEKRHLVGVFGKTGAGKSSLINAIINNEGLLPSGSVSACTSVMIKVEATNGSKYEAHIEFITKEAWKSEVDSLKQAFEDNDNDYDDGGNDVVFDPDGKLSALYGDEWKEKNTGSLIDNNKYFPDIPEFRKSKIKILESDSAEGLSEEFVKYTRSESNESEEVKRWYWPLVKCVTVKVPDNDFLDHVTLVDLPGNGDTNSSRDRMWTEFVASCSTVWIVTEMNRAASETEAWEILEDASSLLGNGGECQQIHFICTKSDNENPDDLNKVKNAVMNEFKKRKLIKDHFSEDSFKVFTVSSKEFLKGENVNPDLNEIPKLKEILKNLNDTHSKTLNYVSGAYGILSLIQGARSGEVVEQKNDVCADLEGNLSIQLNQVKKAIEGIIKVFEERLSEGVEKSQTLCKQKLRSFLHPSKTSDRAFHRTLKFAVRNDGVQKPKKGKRKNLNVTLVSCLTESIDKEFRKTFPNNIKCGHFNGAIDAFSLSTDSLIEKYKDVELQLTFLQTEEKKMKTKLNETILTRKKLIYNSLTETIKDNMKECYKEAATFKGTGTLKNMRDTIERHVESKMDMFEEAKNVMLEQLNDLKETVLRELEKTMKESIEHSLKTEACSLPDVSDHLRVVKKLYDELHDGQVEKKKPTLETAEA; the protein is encoded by the exons ATGGACGATTTCGTAAGAAACAAACTGCTTGAATGGGGCCTAAGTGATTTGGAGGAACGACTTGAAG CTAATAAAGTCACAGAGGAAAGCCTTTTTTGTATTACCAATGAAGACTTAACTGAGTTAATCCCTGAAGTTGGTCTAAGGTCAATATTCAGAAGGAGACTTGATCAATTAAAG aaagaacaaaacaaaaggcaagaAACACCTGATTTTTCTGGTCAG GTTTCACCATCCACAAGTTCAAAAG GAAAAAGAAAGTCAGAGCCTCAGGGGGAGTCCAGCAAATTGCAACCACCAACTAAAAGACAATGTGACTCAG AAGAAACAAGAATATTGTCTGAAGTGAAAGGCATAATGAAAAAAGTCGAGGACTGTATAAGAAACAAAGAACAGCTTGGTGATTTTATAAA GGATAAAATCAAGGATTTGGAGACAGAAAAGAGGCACCTGGTTGGTGTCTTTGGTAAAACCGGGGCTGGAAAGAGCTCTTTAATCAATGCCATCATTAATAATGAGGGCCTGTTGCCTTCTGGAAGTGTCAGTGCATGTACCTCAGTAATGATAAAGGTGGAGGCTACCAATGGATCAAAGTATGAGGCACACATCGAGTTCATTACAAAAGAG GCTTGGAAAAGTGAGGTGGACTCACTAAAACAGGCTTTTGAAGACAACGACAATGATTATGATGATGGTGGTAATGATGTTGTATTTGACCCTGATGGAAAGTTATCAGCGCTGTATGGAGAcgagtggaaagaaaaaaacactggcAGCCTCATTGACAACAACAAATATTTCCCAGATATTCCAGAGTTTCGAAAGTCCAAGATAAAAATATTGGAAAGTGATTCA GCTGAAGGGTTGTCTGAAGAATTTGTGAAATATACAAGAAGTGAGTCAAATGAGAGCGAAGAAGTAAAGAGGTGGTACTGGCCGCTTGTGAAGTGTGTGACTGTCAAAGTGCCAGACAATGATTTTCTTGATCACGTCACACTCGTGGACCTTCCTGGAAACGGTGACACTAACAGTAGCAGGGATAGAATGTGGACAGAG tttgttgCCAGTTGTTCAACTGTGTGGATTGTGACTGAAATGAATCGAGCAGCATCAGAAACAGAAGCCTGGGAGATCCTGGAAGATGCCAGTAGCCTGCTGGGAAATGGTGGCGAGTGTCAGCAAATTCATTTTATCTGCACCAAGTCAGATAATGAAAACCCAGATGATCT aaacaaagtcaaGAATGCAGTGATGAATGAATTCAAAAAGCGGAAATTAATTAAG GATCACTTCAGTGAGGATAGTTTCAAAGTCTTCACAGTGAGCTCCAAAGAGTTCCTCAAAGGGGAGAATGTAAATCCAGATCTCAATG AAATACCAAAACTTAAGGaaattttgaaaaatctgaatGACACTCATTCAAAGACCTTAAACTATGTGTCTGGAGCTTATGGGATTCTGTCTTTGATTCAAGGGGCCAGAAGTGGAGAAGTG gTTGAACAAAAAAACGATGTGTGTGCGGACCTTGAGGGAAACTTGAGCATCCAACTTAATCAAGTCAAAAAAGCAATTGAAGGCATTATAAAAGTTTTTGAAGAACGCCTAAGTGAGGGAGTAGAAAAATCCCAAACTTTATGTAAACAAAAACTGAGGTCCTTCTTACACCCCAGT aaaacgAGTGACAGAGCTTTTCACAGGACACTAAAGTTTGCAGTTAGGAATGATGGCGTCCAGAAACCAAAAAAAGGGAAACGAAAAAACCTCAACGTGACTTTAGTTTCTTGTTTGACTGAAAGCATTGATAAAGAATTCAGAAAGACCTTCCC AAACAACATAAAATGTGGACATTTCAATGGAGCCATTGATGCGTTTTCACTCAGCACTGATTCATTGATTGAAAAGTACAAAGATGTTGAACTGCAACTGACATTTCTCCAGACAGAG gagaaaaaaatgaagacaaagcTCAACGAAACAATCCTCACACGAAAGAAATTAATCTACAATAGTCTGACAGAGACAATCAAGGACAACATGAAAGAATGCTATAAAG AAGCAGCAACATTTAAAGGAACAGGCACCCTGAAGAACATGAGGGACACTATTGAGAGACATGTGGAGTCAAAGATGGACATGTTTGAGGAGGCAAAAAATGTCATGTTGGAGCAGTTGAACGATTTGAAG GAAACTGTCCTGAGGGAACTGGAGAAAACCATGAAGGAATCCATTGAACACTCACTCAAGACTGAGGCCTGCTCACTGCCAG atgtttcagaTCATCTTCGGGTGGTGAAGAAACTTTATGATGAACTTCATGACGGtcaagttgaaaaaaaaaaacctacactgg AAACAGCTGAGGCCTGA